One window from the genome of Mucilaginibacter ginsenosidivorans encodes:
- a CDS encoding TerB family tellurite resistance protein translates to MAFNKHSMKKRIKTLLLTAIIAFGAADHCRAQSVADCIRQLALDYQKLASLKSILGQMYTGYDILSKGYRAVKDVSQGNFSLHEAFLNGLFIVNPTVRKYPRVEDIINDQAMLVSEYKTTWSAYQSSGKFSPDELSYMIGVYNNLVDATFKNLNDLAMVLGDGQLRMSDAERLGVIDRIYLDSKNELSYLRKFNDQAGRTLAQRKQAQADKQIINSLYGLNP, encoded by the coding sequence ATGGCATTCAATAAACATTCTATGAAAAAACGGATCAAAACCCTCCTGCTCACGGCTATAATCGCCTTCGGGGCCGCTGACCACTGCCGCGCGCAATCCGTGGCCGACTGCATCCGGCAGCTGGCGCTGGATTATCAGAAGCTCGCCAGCCTGAAAAGCATCCTCGGCCAGATGTACACTGGTTACGATATCCTCAGCAAGGGCTACCGGGCTGTAAAGGATGTTTCCCAAGGCAATTTTTCGCTGCACGAGGCTTTCCTCAACGGCCTGTTCATCGTCAACCCCACGGTACGCAAATACCCGCGGGTGGAAGACATCATCAATGACCAAGCCATGCTCGTCAGCGAATACAAAACGACCTGGTCGGCCTACCAGTCCAGCGGCAAATTCAGCCCGGATGAGCTGAGCTATATGATCGGGGTTTATAATAACCTTGTCGACGCCACTTTCAAAAACCTGAATGACCTGGCCATGGTGCTGGGCGACGGGCAATTGCGCATGAGCGATGCCGAGCGGCTCGGTGTGATCGACCGTATTTATCTGGACAGCAAAAACGAGCTCAGTTACCTGCGCAAATTCAATGACCAGGCCGGGCGGACGCTGGCGCAGCGCAAACAGGCGCAGGCGGACAAGCAAATTATCAACAGCCTTTACGGCTTAAATCCATAG
- a CDS encoding TraG family conjugative transposon ATPase, translating into MKVIREMEKQLKDILPLLGIEQGCLLSKQGEVTLAFRLQLPEIFTRSDEEHEDLHQAWIRAIRVLPKHSVLHKQDWFLQRKTDGASLAGKGFLNEAARRHFAGRSYLDHDCLLYLTRVPEARKPSTSLFSNLLRPTLVPRDLLDAAAISKFTETCTQFCRLLEDTRLIRVTRLGAQELQSQLKRTGLIERYCFLTEREDQAVYRDISFGEHLAIGEKQLAIYTLGDTEQLPAHCGARLTYEPFSTDQTRFPVSFAARLGLLLPVSHLYNQYVFIDDPQETLKKLEKKRLRLQSLSAYSRENAIALEATNAFLNEAIVQQRLPVRAHANVMIWDDDAAALHEKGNLVVSAIAALDASAKPETDGVPQIWWAGIPGNAAAFPVNDTYATFVEQAACFFNQESNYSSAPPTSGIRFCDRLNGRPVFADLYDAPRAHGLTSNMGTLVCGTSGSGKSMTVNHLLHSLYEQGAHCVTVDIGGSYQSQCELLKGYYFTYEESNPIRFNPFYLPRGETLDTEKKESLKALLVSLWKAENETFNRAEYVALSNALQGYYGFISGDRSIFPCFDTFYEYLETQYVAVLKNQRVKDSAFDMDNFLYVLRPYYKGGEFDYLLNARENLGLLSQPFIVFELDQIKDHPILFPVVTLIIMELFISKMRKLAGLRKVLTIDEAWKAVAKSGMAEFLRYAFKTIRKFNGIPIVITQELDDLISSPVIKDAIINNADIKILMDMRKFQGKFDKLQDALGLSDKGKTILLSVSKDDREIFVDIGGQDMKVYRNQLCPEEYYAYTTEGRERVKVREYAARERSMEAGIAALVREYQAKTKNKQL; encoded by the coding sequence ATGAAAGTGATACGTGAAATGGAAAAACAACTAAAAGACATACTGCCCCTGCTGGGCATCGAGCAGGGTTGCCTGCTCTCCAAACAGGGCGAGGTCACGCTGGCCTTCCGCCTGCAGCTCCCGGAGATCTTTACCCGCTCGGATGAAGAACACGAAGACCTGCACCAGGCCTGGATCAGGGCCATCCGGGTTCTGCCCAAACACAGCGTCCTACACAAGCAGGACTGGTTCCTCCAACGGAAAACCGACGGTGCTTCACTGGCCGGCAAGGGTTTCCTGAACGAAGCCGCCAGGCGACATTTTGCCGGGCGCAGCTACCTCGACCATGACTGTCTGCTGTACCTTACCCGCGTGCCCGAAGCCCGCAAGCCTTCTACCTCGCTGTTTTCCAACCTGCTGCGCCCGACGCTCGTCCCGCGGGATCTGCTGGACGCCGCCGCCATTTCCAAATTCACCGAAACCTGCACCCAGTTCTGCCGCCTGCTGGAGGACACCAGGCTGATCAGGGTCACGCGGCTTGGCGCGCAGGAACTGCAAAGCCAGCTCAAGCGCACCGGCCTCATCGAACGCTATTGTTTTTTAACCGAGCGCGAAGACCAGGCCGTTTACCGCGACATCAGCTTCGGCGAACACCTCGCCATCGGGGAAAAGCAGCTGGCTATATATACCCTCGGCGATACCGAACAGCTGCCCGCCCACTGCGGGGCGCGCCTGACCTATGAGCCTTTTTCGACCGACCAGACCCGCTTCCCGGTCAGCTTCGCCGCCCGCCTCGGCCTGCTGCTGCCGGTCAGCCATCTCTATAACCAGTACGTTTTTATAGACGACCCGCAAGAGACGCTCAAAAAACTGGAAAAGAAACGCCTGCGTCTGCAAAGCCTCTCCGCCTATTCGCGGGAGAACGCCATCGCGCTGGAAGCGACCAATGCTTTCCTCAACGAGGCCATCGTGCAGCAGCGCCTGCCCGTTCGGGCGCATGCCAATGTAATGATCTGGGACGACGATGCTGCGGCGCTCCATGAAAAAGGCAACCTCGTCGTTTCGGCGATTGCCGCCCTGGACGCCTCGGCCAAACCCGAGACCGACGGCGTGCCGCAGATCTGGTGGGCGGGCATTCCCGGCAATGCCGCCGCCTTCCCGGTTAACGATACCTATGCTACCTTCGTCGAGCAAGCGGCATGCTTCTTTAACCAGGAGAGCAATTACAGCAGCGCGCCGCCAACCAGCGGTATCCGCTTCTGTGACCGGCTCAACGGCCGCCCGGTCTTTGCTGATCTCTACGATGCGCCGCGTGCGCACGGCCTGACCTCCAACATGGGTACCCTGGTCTGCGGCACCTCAGGCAGCGGCAAGTCCATGACGGTCAACCACCTGCTGCATTCATTGTATGAACAAGGCGCGCACTGCGTGACCGTTGATATCGGCGGCAGCTACCAGAGTCAGTGCGAATTGCTGAAAGGCTATTATTTCACCTACGAGGAAAGCAACCCGATCCGCTTTAACCCTTTTTACCTCCCGCGCGGCGAAACGCTCGATACCGAGAAAAAGGAAAGCCTGAAAGCCTTGCTGGTCTCCCTGTGGAAAGCCGAGAACGAAACTTTTAACCGCGCCGAGTATGTCGCGCTTTCCAACGCGCTGCAGGGCTATTACGGGTTTATCTCCGGCGACCGCAGTATTTTCCCCTGCTTCGATACCTTTTACGAGTACCTGGAAACGCAGTATGTCGCTGTGCTGAAAAACCAGCGCGTCAAAGACTCCGCCTTTGACATGGATAACTTCCTGTACGTGCTGCGGCCGTATTACAAGGGCGGGGAGTTTGATTACCTCCTCAACGCGCGGGAAAACCTCGGACTGCTCAGCCAGCCTTTTATTGTCTTCGAGCTCGACCAGATCAAGGATCACCCCATCCTTTTCCCGGTGGTGACGCTGATCATCATGGAGCTGTTCATTTCCAAGATGCGCAAGCTGGCCGGGCTGCGCAAGGTGCTCACGATTGACGAAGCCTGGAAAGCCGTTGCCAAAAGCGGTATGGCCGAATTCCTGCGCTATGCCTTCAAGACCATTCGCAAGTTCAACGGCATCCCTATCGTCATTACCCAGGAACTTGACGACCTGATCTCCTCTCCGGTGATCAAGGACGCTATCATCAACAATGCCGATATCAAAATCCTGATGGATATGCGCAAGTTCCAGGGCAAGTTCGACAAGCTGCAGGACGCGCTGGGATTGTCCGACAAGGGCAAGACCATCCTGCTCTCGGTCAGCAAGGACGACCGGGAGATCTTTGTCGATATCGGCGGGCAGGACATGAAAGTCTACCGCAACCAGCTTTGCCCGGAGGAATACTACGCCTATACCACCGAAGGCCGCGAACGTGTGAAAGTGCGCGAATACGCTGCCCGCGAACGCAGCATGGAGGCCGGTATCGCCGCGCTGGTCCGCGAATATCAAGCAAAAACCAAAAACAAACAGCTATGA
- a CDS encoding DUF4133 domain-containing protein: MNNSIYSINKGINNSIEFRGLRAQYIWYFAGLVLALMILFATLYIAGAGALVCLSTCGSTAAFGTVKIFALSKRYGEHGLMKAIARKRVPRVLKSYGRRYFQQLTINISRHEK; this comes from the coding sequence ATGAACAACAGCATTTATAGCATCAACAAAGGCATAAACAACAGCATCGAGTTCCGCGGGCTGCGGGCGCAATACATCTGGTATTTCGCCGGGCTCGTGCTCGCCCTGATGATCCTTTTCGCCACCCTGTACATCGCCGGCGCCGGCGCCCTCGTCTGCCTCTCCACCTGCGGCAGCACCGCCGCGTTCGGCACTGTCAAAATATTCGCCCTGAGCAAACGCTACGGCGAGCACGGGCTGATGAAGGCCATCGCCCGCAAGCGCGTGCCCCGCGTGCTCAAATCCTACGGGCGCCGCTATTTCCAGCAATTAACCATTAATATCAGCCGCCATGAAAAATAA
- a CDS encoding ORF6N domain-containing protein, giving the protein MTKDQLLPDEIIANKIYYIRGQKVMLDRDLAELYGVETKRLKEQVKRNANRFPERFMFELTKDENDALRSHFATLKQGEHSKYLPFVFTEHGILMLANVLKSETAVEVSIRIIDIFVKLRETFADQTEIWLQIERLKGKLDNQDKNMEIVFRYLDELSERIQKPPEVVPRKRIGYKSDDL; this is encoded by the coding sequence ATGACAAAAGATCAATTGCTACCGGATGAGATCATCGCCAACAAAATCTATTATATCCGGGGCCAAAAGGTAATGCTGGACAGAGATCTGGCAGAATTATACGGCGTAGAGACCAAACGTTTGAAGGAACAAGTTAAAAGAAATGCCAACCGGTTCCCCGAGCGTTTTATGTTTGAATTAACGAAAGATGAAAATGATGCTTTAAGGTCGCATTTTGCGACCTTAAAGCAGGGGGAACACTCTAAATATTTGCCATTCGTTTTTACAGAACACGGTATCCTCATGTTGGCTAATGTTCTGAAAAGTGAAACTGCCGTTGAAGTCAGTATAAGAATCATCGACATTTTTGTGAAGTTAAGAGAAACCTTTGCCGACCAAACTGAAATATGGCTGCAAATTGAGCGCTTGAAAGGCAAGCTGGATAACCAGGACAAAAATATGGAAATCGTCTTTCGGTATCTTGATGAATTATCAGAACGTATTCAAAAACCGCCAGAGGTTGTTCCCCGAAAAAGAATAGGCTATAAGTCAGATGATTTATAA
- the traK gene encoding conjugative transposon protein TraK, which produces MFKKLKNLETAFQHVRGFTIAVVTCSCLLVGFSIWECRSLVATIQNRVYILFNGKVLEAFAADRHDNVAVEARDHVKTFHELFFTLSPDDKANQASIGKALYLADESAKRVYDNLSESGYYANIISGNISQELTVDSVHVDLSSYPYAFRCYAKQRIIRTTSIVTRSLITTGELRNVSRSDNNPHGFLIQRWTTIENKDLQIINR; this is translated from the coding sequence ATGTTCAAGAAACTCAAAAATCTCGAAACGGCCTTTCAGCATGTGCGCGGCTTTACCATCGCGGTAGTGACGTGCTCTTGCCTGCTGGTGGGTTTTTCCATCTGGGAATGCCGCAGCCTCGTGGCTACGATCCAAAACCGGGTGTATATCCTGTTCAACGGGAAGGTGCTGGAAGCCTTTGCCGCCGACCGGCACGATAATGTCGCCGTGGAGGCCCGCGACCATGTGAAGACCTTCCACGAGCTGTTCTTTACGCTCTCACCGGACGACAAGGCGAACCAGGCCAGCATCGGCAAGGCGCTTTACCTCGCGGACGAATCGGCCAAGCGCGTATATGATAACCTGTCGGAAAGCGGCTACTATGCCAATATCATTTCCGGCAACATCAGCCAGGAACTGACCGTCGACAGTGTGCATGTCGACCTGAGCAGCTATCCCTATGCTTTTCGCTGCTATGCTAAACAACGCATTATCCGCACGACCAGCATTGTCACGCGCAGCCTGATCACAACCGGCGAATTGCGCAATGTCAGCCGGAGCGACAATAACCCGCACGGCTTCCTGATCCAGCGCTGGACGACCATAGAGAACAAAGACCTGCAAATCATTAACCGCTAA
- a CDS encoding helix-turn-helix domain-containing protein, producing the protein MSVELITKDDLQHFRLVLLNDIKELLAAKTEPSKEWLKGTEVRKLLKVSHGTLQNLRTSGRLYYSKIGGTYYYRYKEIMKMLESGVEAYR; encoded by the coding sequence ATGAGCGTAGAATTAATCACGAAGGATGACTTGCAGCATTTTAGATTGGTACTTTTAAATGATATCAAGGAATTGCTGGCCGCTAAGACGGAACCCAGCAAAGAATGGTTAAAGGGAACAGAGGTCCGGAAGCTGCTAAAAGTTTCGCACGGTACCTTGCAAAATCTGCGCACCTCAGGACGGCTGTATTATTCGAAAATCGGCGGCACTTATTATTACCGGTATAAAGAGATTATGAAAATGCTGGAAAGTGGGGTGGAGGCCTACCGCTAG
- a CDS encoding PAS domain-containing protein: MKNKPEPVILDIHGTAFELDLEKQALLRADDRDTEISFIKQMTDHGDRYTFFYDTVARCAIDEPYEESRVRLVEIPPLHVLDPDGMAARYGKSPEELQGKTDFEIICDPDTLKQRREGILPQIDLAGEAFIVDLQLHELRNAKFFFPVISLKSFELTNDGWHYEAFYEPLMKQVVTIDPGILEFPEGIIKIKIPNELGLDPVATAKAYGLDERNLLRRYPISKDLKAEIIPLSETEIPRLIRQNKDKLRREHEQIMQRAKPRRRPRF, translated from the coding sequence ATGAAAAATAAACCGGAACCCGTCATCTTAGATATCCACGGCACCGCTTTCGAACTTGACCTCGAAAAGCAGGCCCTGCTGCGCGCCGATGACCGCGACACCGAGATCTCCTTCATCAAGCAGATGACCGACCACGGCGACCGCTATACCTTCTTCTATGATACCGTCGCCCGCTGCGCCATTGACGAACCCTATGAGGAAAGCCGCGTCAGGCTCGTGGAGATCCCGCCGCTGCACGTCCTCGACCCGGACGGCATGGCGGCCAGGTACGGCAAAAGCCCGGAAGAACTCCAGGGTAAAACTGACTTCGAGATCATCTGCGATCCCGATACCCTGAAACAGCGCCGGGAAGGCATCCTGCCGCAGATCGACCTGGCGGGGGAAGCGTTCATCGTTGACCTGCAGCTGCACGAACTGCGCAACGCTAAATTTTTCTTTCCGGTCATCAGCCTCAAAAGCTTCGAACTTACGAATGACGGCTGGCATTACGAGGCTTTTTATGAACCACTGATGAAGCAGGTGGTTACGATCGACCCGGGCATCCTGGAGTTCCCCGAAGGCATCATCAAAATCAAAATACCGAACGAGCTCGGCCTCGACCCGGTTGCCACCGCCAAAGCCTACGGCTTGGACGAACGCAACCTGCTGCGGCGTTACCCAATATCAAAAGACCTTAAGGCGGAGATCATCCCGCTCAGCGAAACCGAGATACCCCGCCTCATCCGGCAAAATAAGGACAAGCTGCGCCGGGAACACGAACAAATCATGCAAAGGGCCAAGCCGCGGCGGCGGCCGCGATTCTAA
- the traJ gene encoding conjugative transposon protein TraJ has product MKRKIAFTLLLAGGLFLLPSFARADGIADDLRGLQGVLSELYDQMMPLCSGMIGVSRAIAGFAALWYIGARIWKHIAAAEPVDVYPLLRPFALGICIAAFPAVLSLMNGVLQPVVTATQGMVQNNYAAIAYLTQQPDENNEIPAGQQNADPDKWYQYSHPDGTTADNGSSNPIADAFSGWSLKNMVRKWIAELLNILFQAAALCLDTIRTFKLIVLAILGPLCFGLSVFDGFHHTLKQWVARYVNVFMWLPIANIFGAIIAKIQVNMITLANSGQLGGNSFGNTSTAYLIFLLIGILGYFTVPSIANYIMNVGGHALFNKTSALASMAVSYVSGTMLQNVFGGSTRNQPQTNHYKNKPSGNTYNTEKLQGSPGKKS; this is encoded by the coding sequence ATGAAAAGAAAGATCGCATTCACTCTTTTGCTGGCTGGCGGCTTGTTCCTGTTGCCTTCCTTCGCCCGCGCCGACGGTATCGCGGACGACCTGCGCGGGCTGCAGGGCGTATTGTCCGAACTTTACGACCAGATGATGCCGCTGTGCTCGGGTATGATCGGCGTTTCCCGCGCCATTGCCGGTTTCGCCGCATTGTGGTATATCGGCGCGCGCATCTGGAAACATATCGCCGCCGCCGAGCCGGTGGATGTCTACCCGCTGCTCCGGCCCTTCGCCCTGGGCATCTGCATCGCTGCTTTCCCGGCCGTGCTGTCTTTGATGAACGGCGTGCTGCAACCCGTTGTGACTGCGACCCAAGGCATGGTGCAGAACAACTATGCCGCCATCGCCTATTTGACACAACAGCCTGATGAAAATAACGAAATTCCGGCCGGCCAGCAAAATGCCGATCCGGACAAATGGTACCAATACAGCCACCCGGACGGGACGACGGCTGATAACGGCTCGTCCAATCCCATCGCGGACGCCTTTTCCGGCTGGAGCCTGAAGAACATGGTACGCAAGTGGATCGCGGAGCTGCTCAATATCCTGTTCCAGGCGGCCGCGCTTTGCCTGGATACCATCCGCACCTTCAAGCTGATTGTGCTGGCGATCCTGGGACCGCTTTGCTTCGGACTAAGCGTCTTTGACGGTTTTCATCACACCCTCAAGCAGTGGGTCGCCCGCTATGTCAATGTGTTCATGTGGCTGCCCATCGCCAATATCTTCGGGGCGATCATCGCTAAGATACAAGTCAATATGATCACGCTGGCCAACAGCGGGCAGCTGGGCGGCAATTCCTTTGGCAATACAAGCACCGCCTACCTGATCTTCCTGCTGATCGGCATCCTCGGTTATTTTACGGTACCGAGCATCGCCAATTATATCATGAATGTCGGCGGTCATGCACTGTTTAACAAGACCTCGGCACTGGCCTCGATGGCGGTCTCTTATGTCAGCGGCACCATGCTGCAAAACGTGTTCGGCGGCAGCACGCGGAACCAGCCGCAAACCAATCATTACAAAAACAAGCCATCGGGCAATACCTACAACACCGAAAAGCTGCAGGGCAGCCCCGGCAAAAAATCTTAA
- a CDS encoding conjugal transfer protein TraI — MKRNIVLTLLFCCLAFAQRASAQVPVVSLVTGIIKKVIIAIDLKVQQLQNQLIALQSGEQQLENNLHLNSLNDISGWLNKEKDLYADYYQELATVRKTIADYDAVKRVISSQKQLVWEYQRANALFHSDAHFSPSELSYMGNIFNGILTESLRDVETVTTAITDFGTQMDDAERWQRIDHAAKAMQTNLDHLRQFNRQNVQLSFSRSRDEADRRSVRRLYGIN, encoded by the coding sequence ATGAAAAGAAACATTGTCTTAACACTGCTTTTTTGTTGTCTGGCCTTTGCCCAGCGCGCTTCAGCGCAGGTACCCGTCGTTAGCCTGGTCACCGGCATCATCAAAAAGGTGATTATCGCCATTGACCTGAAGGTGCAGCAATTGCAGAACCAGTTGATTGCCCTTCAGAGCGGCGAGCAGCAGTTGGAAAATAACCTGCACCTCAATAGCCTCAATGACATTTCGGGGTGGCTGAACAAGGAAAAAGACCTGTACGCGGACTATTACCAGGAGCTCGCAACCGTGCGGAAGACCATCGCCGATTATGATGCGGTGAAACGGGTGATCAGCAGCCAAAAGCAACTGGTCTGGGAATATCAGCGCGCGAATGCGCTATTCCACAGCGATGCTCATTTCTCGCCTTCGGAGCTGAGCTATATGGGCAACATCTTTAACGGCATCCTGACCGAAAGCCTGCGCGACGTGGAAACGGTCACCACGGCCATCACCGACTTTGGCACACAGATGGACGACGCCGAACGCTGGCAGCGAATCGACCATGCGGCTAAAGCGATGCAGACCAATCTCGACCACCTCCGGCAGTTCAACCGGCAGAATGTGCAGCTCAGCTTCTCGCGTTCCCGCGATGAAGCCGACCGCAGGAGCGTACGCCGGCTTTACGGTATCAATTAA
- a CDS encoding site-specific integrase, translated as MKINERVSLLVMLEKSKVTADGKAPVFIRLTIDGKRGELSLGQKVHLKNWDQQKGYVRGASTEARLTNNTIDVAVLKIKKLYEHLCRNEEYVSAEMVKSAYQGKQEKEKTLMEVIDFVIDRVRQRVAANKRAPATLTKWNTAKDKVISFLQAEYNANDISLRKVKMSFAEDFVDYLMLKEGIGNNTSMCYLKKVRSILRSAVEREWLDKNVLNNYQCSYIEPEKDVLDEKELQTLYEKQMPVERLDEVKNAYLFMCYTGFAYKDASKLTPDHIVRFFDGEEWLVKNREKIKKTICKESVPLLPIAKEIIEKYKNHSYCKEKNLLLPISSNQKYNAYLKEVADICGIKKHLTTHTARHTFATTVTLANGVPIETVSAMLGHKSIKTTQIYAKIVAKKIGEDMSELKTKLAMKQPALLHNE; from the coding sequence ATGAAAATCAATGAAAGGGTATCCTTATTGGTCATGTTAGAGAAATCTAAAGTGACGGCAGACGGCAAAGCGCCGGTCTTCATCAGGCTGACTATTGACGGCAAACGCGGCGAACTGTCATTAGGTCAAAAAGTCCATTTAAAGAACTGGGATCAGCAAAAGGGCTATGTGCGGGGAGCGTCGACAGAAGCACGGCTGACCAACAACACGATTGACGTAGCCGTATTAAAAATCAAGAAGTTGTACGAACACCTTTGCCGGAATGAGGAGTATGTTTCTGCTGAAATGGTGAAGAGCGCCTACCAGGGCAAACAGGAAAAAGAGAAGACGTTAATGGAGGTCATCGACTTTGTGATCGACCGGGTGAGGCAACGGGTAGCCGCCAACAAACGAGCTCCTGCAACATTGACCAAATGGAATACGGCCAAAGACAAGGTGATTAGTTTTCTGCAGGCTGAATACAACGCCAATGATATTTCGTTGCGTAAAGTCAAGATGTCCTTCGCAGAAGATTTCGTGGACTACCTGATGCTTAAAGAAGGTATCGGAAATAATACTTCGATGTGCTATTTGAAAAAGGTGAGGTCGATTTTAAGATCAGCTGTAGAAAGGGAGTGGCTGGATAAAAATGTCCTGAACAATTACCAATGTTCCTATATCGAACCGGAAAAGGACGTGCTCGATGAAAAAGAATTGCAAACCCTATATGAAAAACAAATGCCTGTTGAACGGCTCGACGAGGTGAAAAATGCCTATCTATTTATGTGTTATACCGGCTTCGCCTATAAAGATGCCAGCAAGCTAACCCCGGATCATATCGTTCGATTTTTTGACGGTGAAGAATGGCTCGTTAAGAATAGGGAAAAGATCAAAAAGACTATTTGCAAGGAAAGTGTACCACTACTTCCGATAGCAAAAGAGATTATCGAAAAGTACAAGAATCATTCGTATTGCAAAGAAAAAAACTTGTTGCTGCCTATCAGCAGCAATCAAAAGTACAATGCTTATTTAAAGGAGGTTGCCGATATCTGTGGTATCAAAAAGCATCTGACCACGCACACAGCCAGGCACACTTTTGCCACGACAGTGACGCTGGCTAACGGGGTGCCCATTGAAACCGTGAGCGCGATGCTCGGCCATAAGTCGATTAAAACAACCCAGATCTATGCGAAAATCGTAGCCAAAAAGATTGGGGAAGATATGAGTGAGCTAAAGACAAAGCTGGCCATGAAACAACCTGCTTTACTTCATAACGAATAG
- the traM gene encoding conjugative transposon protein TraM, with translation METITLQQLRRRKFLLVAPLVVLPFLTLLFWTLGGGKTSADAQPAAQAGFNVHLPDAKLKKNGDRSKLSYYDRAAADSEKYRQAAQTDPYARNRTDSSGRSPVAGELAFSPHPSGTLNLADGPGSDNPAATTAQINKKLTQLQALVNKAATVTAAGKPQPPTQAARAPVVAAAEDPELKQMNGLLEKILDIQHPERLDEKLAADVTPLKGAFQAIPAVVDGTQKLVQGRVVRIKLLDSVRLNGQLFPKGTLVYGSGDLYNQRVKINIRLIRLGLQIIPVDLSVYDRTDGLEGISVPEVVTGDAMKDGAVNDVQNMHVMSFDPSMTAQLTAAGINTAKGLFAKKIKRVKGKIKNGHQLLLRDNATLKGRTEKSNIH, from the coding sequence ATGGAAACAATAACCCTTCAACAACTGCGCAGGCGTAAGTTCCTGCTGGTGGCGCCCTTGGTCGTGCTGCCTTTTCTGACCTTATTGTTCTGGACGCTCGGGGGCGGAAAAACTTCAGCGGATGCCCAACCCGCAGCCCAGGCCGGCTTCAACGTCCACCTGCCTGATGCCAAGCTCAAAAAGAACGGCGATCGCAGTAAACTGAGCTACTACGACCGCGCCGCCGCCGATTCTGAAAAGTACCGCCAGGCGGCGCAAACCGACCCCTATGCGCGCAACCGGACGGATAGCTCCGGGCGCTCACCGGTTGCCGGGGAATTGGCTTTTTCCCCACATCCTTCCGGCACGCTGAATTTGGCGGACGGCCCCGGGAGCGATAACCCGGCCGCAACGACCGCGCAGATTAATAAGAAGCTGACGCAGCTGCAGGCGCTGGTCAATAAGGCGGCTACCGTTACCGCGGCCGGCAAGCCCCAGCCTCCTACGCAAGCAGCCAGGGCACCTGTCGTTGCGGCCGCCGAAGACCCGGAACTGAAACAAATGAACGGCCTGCTGGAAAAAATACTAGATATCCAGCACCCGGAGCGCCTCGACGAAAAGCTTGCAGCTGATGTTACCCCACTCAAAGGTGCTTTTCAGGCGATCCCTGCGGTGGTCGACGGCACGCAGAAACTCGTGCAAGGCAGGGTCGTGCGGATCAAGCTGCTCGATTCGGTGCGGCTGAACGGCCAGCTTTTTCCCAAAGGGACGCTCGTCTATGGCAGCGGCGACCTGTATAACCAGCGGGTGAAAATCAATATCAGGCTGATCCGCCTGGGCCTGCAGATCATCCCGGTCGACCTGTCGGTCTATGACCGGACGGACGGGCTGGAGGGGATCAGTGTGCCGGAGGTTGTAACCGGCGACGCTATGAAAGACGGCGCGGTCAACGACGTGCAGAACATGCACGTGATGAGCTTTGACCCGTCCATGACGGCGCAATTGACCGCGGCCGGCATCAATACGGCAAAGGGGCTTTTCGCGAAAAAGATCAAGCGCGTCAAGGGCAAGATCAAAAACGGGCACCAGCTTTTGCTGCGGGATAATGCCACGCTGAAGGGCCGGACAGAAAAATCAAACATTCACTAA